In Archocentrus centrarchus isolate MPI-CPG fArcCen1 chromosome 16, fArcCen1, whole genome shotgun sequence, a single window of DNA contains:
- the LOC115794913 gene encoding uncharacterized protein LOC115794913, giving the protein MASTPSASALSAVLRCRRNIWTRNPPTKRPSASVYTLGLAGGTLRDSPAERGASNQTSAWEAVPQGESVVVMVGGRLTVSYRSDREGGKVSRENSKLRYPKLWQPPGDARSAAAAAQRERPGRLPERDAGSKIMHMIKYQRYSVHVRKTARVKDASEFPAGILKLSVTSCPCITENAGQIPSFVSTGWSALKSMCLSLTASTILFLNLSELCRSSSQGKEERSRSHGLQAHKQTSSKNSRKKGLTEGPRPQHQK; this is encoded by the exons ATGGCTTCCACCCCCTCGGCCTCTGCCCTGTCCGCTGTTCTCCGGTGTCGGCGGAATATCTGGACGAGGAATCCGCCGACCAAGCGGCCTTCCGCCTCGGTGTACACCCTCGGACTGGCCGGCGGGACGCTGCGCGACTCTCCGGCTGAGCGCGGCGCCTCGAACCAGACGTCAGCGTGGGAGGCTGTTCCCCAGGGGGAGAGTGTGGTAGTGATGGTGGGTGGGAGACTAACGGTTTCGTACAGGTCGGACAGAGAGGGGGGCAAAGTTTCCAGAGAAAACAGTAAATTACGTTACCCCAAACTTTGGCAGCCTCCCGGGGACGCGCGCTCTGCTGCGGCTGCTGCCCAGCGGGAGCGGCCGGGCAGACTGCCTGAAAGAGACGCAGGCTCCAAAATAATGCACATGATTAAATACCAAAGATATTCTGTACACGTCCGTAAAACTGCCCGTGTTAAAGACGCGAGTGAATTCCCCGCGGGGATCCTGAAGCTGTCCGTGACATCCTGTCCGTGTATCACTGAAAATGCGGGACAAATCCCGTCCTTCGTGTCAACGGGCTGGTCAGCACTGAAGAGCATGTGTTTATCTCTGACTGCGTCCACAATCCTGTTTTTGAATTTGAGCGAGCTGTGCCGCTCCAGCAGCCAAGGAAAGGAGGAACGCTCCAGGAGCCATGGCCTGCAG GCGCACAAACAGACCTCCTCCAAGAACTCCAGAAAGAAAGGACTGACCGAGGGTCCGAGGCCGCAGCACCAAAAATAG